In Gordonia phthalatica, one genomic interval encodes:
- a CDS encoding HNH endonuclease signature motif containing protein: MPAPQSTPSSVELPDDPIALAQLLVGVTDALRTSNLDALTEDELVTVAETAEQARRVADAADAEIITAVSDRAAYRKAGWIRLNQFLGFGLRLGPGEVKRRTLAAAKVGRLSNLRGEVLDPVLPATAVALADGAVSAAHVLVITDVIRLIPDRVPADIVADAEAHLADAARTLAPDQLRKVGHRLLAHLDPDGHLTDERDRQRNRELTLAHQDVRLMSKLTACLTPQVRAKLDLILTAWAAPGFNNPDDPDSLRGACDAPGIDPAAREAAAQRDMRSPGQRNHDALEALLDFALTHHALGAPGKLSSSLVITADLTDLAAGAGIALTATGARLPVGALVDVAADTVPYLEVFAGATREVLYLGRGKRFASKAQRLALFGRDRGCTAPGCDRPFAQTEAHHMPDWQHGGPTDIDHLGTACGGHNRAASTGRWDTTVLDAEAGDDAGRVGWKPADRDVAPTVNPIHYADLPLRRPPPAAHPPTARTSPAEYQLLRLLAGHPATPTGATDLQFPPAA, encoded by the coding sequence ATGCCCGCACCGCAGTCCACGCCCTCGTCGGTCGAGCTTCCCGACGACCCGATCGCCCTGGCTCAGCTGTTGGTCGGCGTCACCGACGCCCTGCGCACGTCGAACCTCGACGCGCTCACCGAGGACGAGCTGGTCACCGTCGCCGAAACCGCCGAACAGGCCCGCCGCGTCGCGGACGCCGCCGACGCGGAGATCATCACCGCCGTCTCCGACCGCGCCGCCTACCGCAAAGCCGGCTGGATCCGACTCAACCAATTCCTCGGCTTCGGCCTGCGCCTCGGACCCGGCGAGGTGAAGCGCCGCACCCTGGCCGCCGCCAAGGTCGGGCGGCTGTCCAACCTCCGCGGTGAGGTCCTGGACCCGGTCTTGCCGGCCACCGCGGTGGCCCTGGCCGACGGCGCCGTCTCCGCCGCCCACGTCCTGGTCATCACCGACGTGATACGGCTGATCCCCGACCGGGTGCCCGCCGACATCGTCGCCGACGCCGAGGCCCATCTGGCCGACGCGGCCCGCACCCTGGCCCCCGACCAACTGCGCAAGGTCGGCCACCGCCTCCTGGCGCACCTCGACCCCGACGGCCACCTGACCGATGAGCGCGACCGGCAACGGAACCGCGAACTGACCCTGGCCCACCAGGACGTGCGCCTGATGTCCAAGCTCACCGCCTGCCTCACCCCGCAGGTCCGCGCCAAACTCGACCTCATCCTCACCGCCTGGGCTGCGCCCGGGTTCAACAACCCCGATGACCCCGACTCGCTGCGCGGGGCGTGCGATGCTCCGGGCATCGACCCCGCCGCCCGCGAGGCCGCCGCCCAGCGGGACATGCGGTCACCCGGGCAGCGCAACCACGACGCCCTCGAAGCCCTCCTGGACTTCGCCCTCACCCACCACGCGCTCGGCGCCCCGGGCAAGCTCTCCAGCTCGCTGGTCATCACCGCCGACCTGACCGACCTCGCCGCCGGCGCCGGCATCGCCCTCACCGCCACCGGCGCCCGACTGCCCGTCGGCGCCCTGGTCGACGTCGCCGCCGACACCGTCCCCTACCTCGAAGTGTTCGCCGGGGCCACCCGCGAAGTCCTCTACCTCGGCCGCGGCAAACGATTCGCCTCCAAGGCCCAACGCCTGGCCCTGTTCGGCCGCGACCGCGGCTGCACCGCCCCCGGCTGCGACCGCCCCTTCGCCCAGACCGAGGCCCACCACATGCCCGACTGGCAGCACGGCGGCCCCACCGACATCGACCACCTCGGCACCGCATGCGGCGGCCACAACCGGGCCGCCAGCACCGGCCGCTGGGACACCACCGTCCTCGACGCCGAGGCAGGCGACGACGCGGGCCGGGTCGGCTGGAAACCGGCCGACCGCGACGTCGCTCCCACGGTCAACCCCATCCACTACGCGGACCTCCCACTCCGCCGACCACCACCCGCGGCCCACCCGCCCACCGCGCGGACCTCCCCAGCGGAGTACCAACTCCTGCGCCTGCTCGCAGGCCACCCCGCCACGCCCACCGGCGCGACGGACCTGCAGTTCCCACCCGCTGCCTGA
- a CDS encoding SMP-30/gluconolactonase/LRE family protein, with product MTSFRRIALPGTAPEDVLCLDDGKVVTGLDDGRLLLVDPADGEVTVLADTAGHLLGLDFGDDGAIYMCDHDRGLLKLDAGESRTVVLADTVEGRPLRFASNVARADDGTLYFSSSSQNFTIDRWRSDLIEHSGTGRLMRLVPGGEVEVLRDDLQFANGVVLGPDEEYVLVAETGASRVSRYWLTGDAAGTSDVFLDALGGYPDNMSVGSDGLLWVALASPRNAVLEGIFRLPSRARKVLARAPQNIGPAPEEVVWVQAYSFDGTLVHDVRIDDLDFGFVTAVAENDGVLYLGTIMGSALGVLDLPAQ from the coding sequence GTGACCTCGTTTCGCCGTATCGCCCTCCCCGGAACCGCCCCCGAAGACGTGCTCTGTCTCGACGACGGCAAGGTGGTGACCGGACTCGACGACGGCCGCCTGCTGCTGGTGGATCCCGCCGACGGCGAGGTGACGGTCCTGGCCGACACCGCCGGACATCTGCTGGGACTCGATTTCGGCGACGACGGCGCCATCTACATGTGCGACCACGACCGCGGACTGCTGAAACTCGATGCGGGCGAGTCGCGCACCGTCGTCCTCGCCGACACCGTCGAAGGTCGCCCGCTGCGGTTCGCGAGCAATGTGGCGAGGGCCGACGACGGCACGCTCTACTTCTCGTCGTCCTCGCAGAACTTCACCATCGACCGCTGGCGGTCGGACCTGATCGAGCACTCCGGCACCGGACGTCTCATGCGACTGGTTCCGGGTGGCGAGGTGGAGGTCCTGCGCGACGACCTCCAGTTCGCCAACGGTGTGGTCCTCGGCCCGGACGAGGAGTACGTCCTCGTCGCGGAGACCGGTGCCTCCCGCGTGTCACGCTACTGGTTGACCGGCGACGCGGCGGGCACGTCGGACGTCTTCCTCGACGCGCTCGGCGGCTATCCGGACAACATGTCGGTCGGGAGCGACGGGCTGCTGTGGGTGGCACTCGCGTCGCCGCGGAACGCGGTGCTGGAAGGCATCTTCCGACTCCCGTCACGAGCCCGCAAAGTTCTCGCGCGCGCACCGCAGAACATCGGACCGGCGCCCGAGGAAGTGGTCTGGGTGCAGGCTTACAGCTTCGACGGGACCCTGGTCCACGACGTCCGGATCGACGACCTCGACTTCGGCTTCGTGACCGCGGTGGCCGAGAACGACGGCGTGCTCTACCTGGGCACCATCATGGGCAGTGCGCTCGGCGTTCTGGACCTGCCCGCGCAGTAG
- a CDS encoding PadR family transcriptional regulator translates to MALEHAILISLSERPGTGYEIGQQFSRSIGYFWSATHQQIYRTLKKLHSDGFVSFESVAQEGRPDKKVYTLSEAGRAMLAEWVASPTALEPLRSEIGLKLRAADLGDLTQIIAELREYRDRAASLLAVFQGWERDYYPDPDSLTGRKLGQYLVLIGGVSMHKHTVAWCDEVIDRFSRELDRTGLAASTTSS, encoded by the coding sequence ATGGCACTCGAACACGCGATCCTCATCTCGCTCTCCGAGCGTCCGGGGACCGGGTACGAGATCGGTCAGCAGTTCTCCCGGTCCATCGGATACTTCTGGTCGGCGACGCACCAGCAGATCTATCGGACGTTGAAGAAGCTTCACTCCGACGGCTTCGTCAGCTTCGAATCGGTGGCACAGGAGGGGCGGCCGGACAAGAAGGTCTATACGCTCTCCGAGGCCGGCCGGGCGATGCTCGCCGAATGGGTCGCCAGTCCCACCGCGCTCGAACCACTACGTAGCGAGATCGGACTCAAGCTCCGCGCCGCCGACCTCGGGGATCTCACGCAGATCATCGCCGAACTGCGCGAGTACCGCGACCGAGCGGCGTCACTGCTCGCCGTCTTCCAGGGATGGGAGCGCGACTACTACCCCGACCCGGACTCCCTCACCGGCCGCAAACTCGGCCAGTACCTGGTCCTGATCGGCGGCGTGTCCATGCACAAGCACACCGTCGCCTGGTGCGACGAGGTGATCGACCGCTTCAGCCGCGAACTGGATCGGACCGGGCTCGCCGCCTCGACGACCTCATCCTGA
- the cmrA gene encoding mycolate reductase (Catalyzes the final step in mycolic acid biosynthesis.), with amino-acid sequence MPIPPRSAARAVVTGASSGIGMALARELARRGHSVILVARRGEILEELAIELRSRHSVEAEVRAVDLSDLAAVQTLCDELSGREISVLCNNAGIATFGPIAELDPDYERAQVRLNANAVHDLTLAVLPQMVKRGSGGILMVGSAAGNMPIPNNATYAATKAFVNTFSESLRGELKGTGVHITLLAPGPVRTQTPAVEDQSIVDKMVPDFLWHSSDKVAAMSLDALARNKMRVVPGTLSKAMSVAGGYSPRAIVAPIVGKFYGKLGDAE; translated from the coding sequence ATGCCGATCCCTCCTCGCTCCGCCGCCCGCGCCGTCGTCACCGGAGCCTCCTCCGGCATCGGGATGGCACTGGCCCGCGAGCTCGCACGTCGCGGCCACTCGGTGATCCTGGTGGCCCGACGCGGCGAGATCCTCGAAGAACTCGCGATCGAGCTGCGCTCGCGTCACAGCGTCGAGGCCGAGGTCCGCGCCGTCGATCTGTCGGACCTCGCCGCGGTCCAAACCCTGTGCGACGAGCTCTCCGGCCGCGAGATCTCAGTTCTCTGCAACAACGCGGGCATCGCGACGTTCGGCCCGATCGCGGAGCTCGACCCCGACTACGAGCGCGCCCAGGTCCGTCTCAACGCGAACGCCGTCCACGATCTCACCCTCGCGGTCCTGCCTCAGATGGTGAAGCGCGGGTCCGGAGGGATCCTGATGGTCGGGTCCGCGGCGGGCAACATGCCGATCCCCAACAATGCGACGTACGCGGCGACGAAGGCCTTTGTCAACACCTTCAGCGAGTCTCTGCGCGGCGAGTTGAAGGGCACCGGCGTCCACATCACCCTCCTGGCGCCCGGTCCGGTCCGCACCCAGACGCCGGCCGTCGAGGACCAGTCGATCGTCGACAAGATGGTCCCCGACTTCCTGTGGCACTCGTCGGACAAGGTCGCGGCGATGAGCCTGGACGCATTGGCGCGCAACAAGATGCGCGTCGTCCCCGGAACGCTGAGCAAGGCGATGTCGGTCGCCGGCGGTTACTCCCCGCGCGCGATCGTCGCGCCGATCGTCGGGAAGTTCTACGGCAAGCTCGGCGACGCCGAGTAG
- the orn gene encoding oligoribonuclease: MQDKLVWIDCEMTGLDVGSDKLIEIAALVTDSDLNILGEGVDVVIHADDEALANMPDVVVKMHAHSGLTDEVRASTVTLAEAERMVLDYLREHITTAGAAPLAGNSIGTDRGFIARDMPELNAYLHYRMVDVSSIKELCRRWFPPIYFGQPEKGLAHRALADIRESIRELRYYREAAFVPAPGPDAKALEEIVEKLGPA, from the coding sequence GTGCAAGACAAACTCGTGTGGATCGACTGTGAGATGACCGGACTCGACGTGGGGTCCGACAAGCTCATCGAAATCGCCGCTCTCGTCACCGACAGCGACCTGAACATTCTGGGCGAGGGCGTCGACGTGGTCATCCACGCCGACGACGAAGCGCTCGCCAACATGCCCGACGTGGTCGTCAAGATGCACGCGCACTCCGGCCTCACCGACGAGGTCCGCGCGTCCACCGTGACGCTCGCCGAAGCGGAGAGGATGGTCCTCGACTATCTCCGCGAACACATCACCACCGCGGGTGCCGCTCCCCTCGCAGGCAACTCGATCGGCACGGACCGCGGGTTCATCGCGCGCGACATGCCGGAGCTCAACGCGTACCTGCACTATCGGATGGTGGACGTCAGCTCGATCAAGGAGCTGTGCCGCCGCTGGTTCCCGCCGATCTACTTCGGACAGCCGGAGAAGGGTCTCGCGCACCGTGCCCTCGCCGACATCCGCGAGTCGATCCGCGAGCTGCGCTACTACCGCGAAGCCGCGTTCGTCCCTGCGCCCGGCCCCGACGCCAAGGCACTCGAAGAGATCGTCGAGAAGCTCGGCCCCGCGTAA
- a CDS encoding DUF309 domain-containing protein, with the protein MGDSARRQRDRDEDGRARNARPRDALGRPLPPGSVGVERIHEDLHLAPAESLVRAQDLLNRGLAFNAHEVLEGAWKSCPDEERFLWQGLAQLAVGITHVQRGNVKGGVTVLRRAVERIGFDDGDAPYGIDRAGLIAYAEALIEDLEAGGEQTPADLVPRLQTVDHG; encoded by the coding sequence ATGGGTGACTCGGCGAGAAGGCAGCGCGATCGCGACGAGGACGGTCGGGCGCGGAATGCGCGCCCGCGGGATGCGCTCGGACGCCCGCTGCCTCCCGGGAGCGTCGGCGTCGAGCGGATTCACGAGGACCTTCATCTCGCGCCCGCCGAGAGCCTGGTGCGGGCGCAGGATCTGTTGAATCGTGGGCTCGCGTTCAACGCTCACGAGGTCCTCGAAGGGGCGTGGAAGAGCTGCCCGGACGAGGAACGGTTCCTGTGGCAGGGACTGGCTCAGTTGGCGGTTGGCATCACCCATGTGCAGCGGGGCAACGTCAAAGGCGGGGTGACAGTGCTTCGGCGGGCCGTCGAGCGGATCGGCTTCGACGACGGCGACGCGCCCTACGGGATCGACCGGGCCGGGTTGATCGCCTACGCCGAGGCACTCATCGAGGACCTCGAGGCGGGCGGCGAGCAGACACCGGCAGACTTGGTGCCGCGACTGCAGACGGTTGACCACGGATAG
- a CDS encoding NADPH-dependent 2,4-dienoyl-CoA reductase translates to MTAQTVPNAHYPHLFEPLKIGGMTLDNRVVMGSMHTGLEDRLWDTPKLAAYYAERARGGVGLIITGGFAPSRTGLLLPFAGKMTNHADVLRHREFTKAVHAEGGKIALQIIHAGRYGYTPLKVAAGSEPSPIHPFKHLQMTEQIIWHVIRSFGSAAKLARQAGYDAIEIMGGEGYLINQFLCPHTNDRTDKWGGSTENRQRFLVEIIKDIRKKVPRDFPVILRQSVADFVKNGQTFDEIALLAKTAEELGVDAINTDIGWHEAQVPTIVTSVPRGAFVKFTERLRDVVDIPLIASNRINTPEFAEEILERGRVDAVSMARPLLADPEFVNKSRDGRSDEINTCIGCNQACLDHAFVGKKVSCLLNPRAGRETVLTLGATRTAKRVAVVGAGPAGLSAAVSAAQRGHRVDLYEGSDSIGGQFSIAARIPGKEEFNETIRYYSRQLEINHVNVHLGTRVTAQDIIDGGFDQVVVATGVVPRIPDIEGIDHPMVVSYADAVLGHREIGKRVAVIGAGGIGFDVTEFLTVDESPTLNLKEWEQEWGVTEDLDTPGFLTRPRPTPAAREVFMVQRKTGRQGKTLGKTTGWVHRAAVKMKGVEQISGATYDKIDDAGLHITVHDKEGNVTGQRVLEVDNVVVCAGQESVRDLVDPLTEAGVITHVIGGADLASELDAKRAIRQGTEVAAGMP, encoded by the coding sequence ATGACAGCCCAGACGGTGCCCAACGCCCACTACCCGCACCTCTTCGAGCCGCTGAAGATCGGTGGCATGACGCTCGACAACCGCGTCGTCATGGGGTCGATGCACACCGGTCTCGAGGACCGCCTGTGGGACACCCCGAAGCTGGCCGCGTACTACGCCGAGCGCGCCCGCGGCGGTGTCGGGCTCATCATCACCGGCGGTTTCGCGCCGTCGCGCACCGGCCTGCTGCTCCCCTTCGCGGGCAAGATGACCAACCACGCCGACGTGCTGCGCCACCGTGAATTCACCAAGGCCGTGCACGCCGAGGGCGGCAAGATCGCCCTGCAGATCATTCACGCCGGTCGGTACGGCTACACCCCGCTCAAGGTGGCTGCGGGCAGCGAGCCGTCGCCCATCCACCCGTTCAAGCACCTGCAGATGACCGAGCAGATCATCTGGCACGTCATCCGCTCGTTCGGCTCGGCCGCCAAGCTGGCCCGCCAGGCCGGCTACGACGCCATCGAGATCATGGGCGGCGAGGGCTACCTCATCAACCAGTTCCTCTGCCCGCACACCAACGACCGCACCGACAAGTGGGGCGGCAGCACCGAGAACCGTCAGCGCTTCCTGGTCGAGATCATCAAGGACATCCGCAAGAAGGTCCCGCGCGACTTCCCGGTCATCCTGCGCCAGAGCGTTGCCGACTTCGTCAAGAACGGTCAGACCTTCGACGAGATCGCCCTCCTCGCCAAGACCGCCGAGGAACTCGGCGTCGACGCCATCAACACCGACATCGGGTGGCACGAGGCCCAGGTCCCGACCATCGTCACGTCGGTTCCGCGCGGCGCGTTCGTCAAGTTCACCGAGCGTCTGCGCGACGTCGTCGACATCCCGCTGATCGCCTCCAACCGCATCAACACCCCGGAGTTCGCCGAGGAGATCCTGGAGCGCGGCCGCGTCGACGCCGTGTCGATGGCCCGTCCCCTGCTGGCCGACCCGGAGTTCGTGAACAAGTCGCGCGACGGTCGCAGCGATGAGATCAACACCTGCATCGGCTGCAACCAGGCCTGTCTGGATCACGCCTTCGTCGGCAAGAAGGTGTCGTGCCTGTTGAACCCGCGCGCCGGTCGTGAGACCGTCCTGACTCTCGGCGCCACCCGCACCGCCAAGCGTGTGGCCGTCGTCGGAGCAGGCCCCGCCGGCCTGTCCGCCGCCGTCTCCGCCGCCCAGCGCGGACACCGCGTCGACCTGTACGAGGGCAGTGACTCCATCGGCGGCCAGTTCTCCATCGCCGCCCGGATCCCGGGCAAGGAGGAGTTCAACGAGACCATCCGCTATTACTCGCGGCAGCTCGAGATCAACCACGTCAACGTCCACCTCGGCACCCGCGTCACCGCGCAGGACATCATCGACGGCGGCTTCGACCAGGTGGTCGTCGCGACCGGCGTCGTCCCCCGCATCCCGGACATCGAGGGCATCGACCACCCGATGGTCGTCTCGTACGCGGACGCCGTCCTCGGTCACCGCGAGATCGGCAAGCGCGTCGCCGTCATCGGCGCCGGCGGCATCGGCTTCGACGTCACCGAGTTCCTGACGGTCGACGAGTCCCCCACCCTGAACCTCAAGGAGTGGGAGCAGGAGTGGGGCGTCACCGAGGATCTCGACACCCCCGGCTTCCTGACTCGTCCGCGCCCGACGCCCGCCGCCCGCGAGGTCTTCATGGTGCAGCGCAAGACCGGCCGACAGGGCAAGACGCTCGGCAAGACCACCGGTTGGGTGCACCGCGCCGCCGTCAAGATGAAAGGCGTCGAGCAGATCTCGGGCGCCACGTACGACAAGATCGACGACGCCGGCCTGCACATCACCGTCCACGACAAGGAGGGCAATGTGACCGGCCAGCGTGTCCTCGAGGTCGACAACGTGGTCGTTTGCGCCGGCCAGGAGTCCGTGCGCGACCTCGTCGATCCGTTGACCGAAGCCGGTGTCATCACCCACGTGATCGGTGGCGCCGACCTCGCTTCGGAACTCGACGCCAAGCGCGCCATCCGCCAGGGCACCGAGGTCGCCGCGGGCATGCCGTGA